The following coding sequences lie in one Homalodisca vitripennis isolate AUS2020 chromosome X, UT_GWSS_2.1, whole genome shotgun sequence genomic window:
- the LOC124370028 gene encoding uncharacterized protein LOC124370028 → MFYSRAQKILARLKEHNADNFVQGVNHAIEQNEQLALEVNNPEIILEADTNILNNESTKEFYNLQPVQPSPSTSFNNMEELSNHRTDTNETGILNLSASTLNFIDECLSNDSLTINEIDLGHYLSSPGNAENFVENDSVDKNLHEETLIRKGFMCYHCSIVFENKKVLRQHITKRHMVLEESESEDEINLIQNDEIGLQHKKQRKINNENKATTMKKRQERKCLRVAGKSYVSVKGSVIKKKEKPIFSCTNCPLKCSTKFSENEKDEFFLAFWKMGEDDKNQDRQRQYVASHVVEAEPERRRVNIISRKKRSLHYYLEKDTERVRVCRKFFFSVFSITEKFVRVSLEKKNDVGIVSVDGRGKQSSANKIPAWIEEHARKHILSFPTVESHYCRKSSNKLYLSSQLNIEKLYTLYEEKCKEDNLAITVENENSNSETMKSLIKPVSKSQYKVYFYSYGNLRFHKPKKDQCNICNRYESLSVEEKETEKDQHNKHLKNKERVREIKKEKINECKDSNGRKTVANFDLQAVLECPKGQVSSIFYKRKLAVYNLTVFDLTSKEGTCNLWDEIEGNRGSTEIGTCIFNYIKDHPNIEEFFFLSDSCGGQNLNQYFSTALLHAVRLTSCQVIDHVFYEPGHSQQEGDAMHSTIERASKNIQVNVPSEWGIICQTARKTPEPYKVVYFNHEAFIDRTELASTNKDTQRYKTVSGKVVQWRKIKWFRYLKSKPGSIFFKYEYNDELFHEIIMKSVGRPNLLKLENLPKAYKTRLPISELKFKDLSLMDLCKSRVVPVHHHKFFEELPKEVKTTSRRDKKKKK, encoded by the coding sequence ATGTTTTACTCACGAGCACAAAAGATTTTGGCGCGGCTTAAAGAACATAATGCAGATAATTTTGTTCAAGGAGTAAACCATGCAATTGAGCAAAATGAACAATTGGCTTTGGAAGTAAACAATCCAGAAATAATACTTGAAGcggatacaaatattttaaataatgaaagtactaAAGAATTTTACAACTTGCAGCCTGTACAGCCCTCGCCATCAACTTCGTTTAATAATATGGAAGAGTTGTCAAACCATCGAACAGATACTAATGAAACAGGCATACTTAACCTCTCTGCATCAACATTAAACTTCATTGATGAATGTTTAAGCAATGattcattaacaataaatgaaattgatttgGGCCATTATTTATCATCACCAGGCAATGCTgagaattttgttgaaaatgaCAGCGTTGACAAAAACCTGCATGAAGAGACTCTGATTAGAAAGGGTTTCATGTGCTATCATTGttcaatagtttttgaaaacaaaaaagtgttaagaCAACACATAACCAAACGACATATGGTTTTAGAAGAATCTGAATCAGAAGATGAAATAAACTTGATTCAAAATGATGAAATAGGACTTCAGCATAAGAaacagagaaaaattaacaatgaaaacaAGGCGACTACTATGAAAAAGCGtcaagaaagaaaatgtttaaggGTTGCAGGAAAATCGTACGTAAGTGTGAAGGGAAGCgtgataaaaaagaaagaaaaaccaattttttcatgCACCAACTGCCCTCTAAAATGTAGTACCAAATTTTCTGAAAACGAAAAGGATGAATTTTTCTTAGCATTTTGGAAAATGGGCGAGGATGACAAGAATCAAGACAGACAACGACAGTATGTAGCAAGCCATGTAGTCGAAGCAGAGCCTGAAAGACGTcgagtaaatattatttctcgaAAAAAACGCAGCCTCCACTACTACTTAGAAAAGGATACCGAGCGTGTACGTGTTTGTCGCAAATTCtttttctcagttttttcaaTAACTGAAAAGTTTGTAAGAGTCAGTCTAGAAAAAAAGAATGATGTTGGGATTGTGTCAGTAGATGGGAGGGGTAAACAATCATCTGCCAACAAAATTCCTGCATGGATTGAAGAACATGCTCGTAAGCACATCCTCTCATTTCCTACAGTGGAATCACACTACTGTAGGAAATCGAGCAATAAGCTTTACTTATCATCTCaattgaatattgaaaaattgtatactcTTTATGAGGAAAAATGTAAAGAGGATAACTTAGCAATAACGGTTGAAAATGAAAACTCTAACTCAGAAACTATGAAGTCACTGATAAAGCCTGTGTCAAAATCACAGTACAAAGTTTACTTTTACTCGTATGGTAATCTTAGGTTTCATAAACCTAAAAAAGACCAGTGCAACATCTGCAATCGTTACGAATCATTGTCTGTTGAAGAGAAAGAAACTGAGAAAGaccaacataataaacatttgaaaaacaaagagagagttcgtgaaataaaaaaagaaaaaatcaatgaGTGTAAAGATAGTAATGGGAGAAAAACTGTTGCTAATTTTGATCTTCAGGCAGTTCTTGAGTGTCCTAAAGGCCAAGTgtcttctattttttataaaagaaaactggccgtgtataatttaacagtatttgATCTTACATCCAAAGAAGGAACATGCAACTTGTGGGATGAGATTGAAGGAAACAGAGGCTCAACAGAGATAGGAACCTGTATCTTCAATTATATTAAAGACCACCCAAACATAGAAGAATTCTTTTTCTTAAGTGATAGTTGTGGTGGTCAAAACCTAAACCAGTATTTTTCTACTGCACTTTTGCATGCTGTGCGACTAACAAGTTGTCAAGTTATAGATCATGTGTTTTATGAACCAGGCCATTCACAACAAGAGGGTGATGCGATGCACTCTACCATAGAAAGGGCTTCAAAAAACATACAGGTTAATGTGCCTTCTGAATGGGGTATTATTTGCCAGACTGCAAGAAAGACACCGGAACCTTACAAAGTTGTGTATTTTAATCATGAGGCTTTTATTGACAGGACTGAATTGGCAAGCACAAACAAAGATACCCAAAGATATAAAACTGTATCTGGTAAAGTTGTACAGTGGAGGAAGATAAAATGGTTCAGGTATTTGAAAAGTAAACCaggttcaattttttttaagtacgaaTACAATGATGAGCTTTTTCATGAGATAATAATGAAAAGTGTTGGTAGGCCAAATCTTTTGAAATTAGAAAACCTTCCTAAGGCCTACAAAACCCGTCTACCAATATCGGAGCTAAAATTTAAAGACCTAAGTTTAATGGATCTCTGTAAATCAAGAGTAGTTCCTGTACACCACCACAAGTTTTTTGAAGAACTTCCTAAAGAAGTGAAAACCACCAGCCGGAGggacaagaaaaagaaaaaataa